From the genome of Thermomicrobiales bacterium, one region includes:
- a CDS encoding thiamine pyrophosphate-dependent dehydrogenase E1 component subunit alpha — protein MTTSLPDRERLLDAYTRMVEIRTFEDAAGKNFADGLVPGFVHLYAGEEAVAVGICSHLTDDDYITSTHRGHGHCIAKGVDIPGMVAELMGKSTGVCHGKGGSMHIADVDKGMLGANGIVGAGLPLACGAALTAKVRGTGAVAVSFFGDGASNQGTFHEALNLAAIWKLPVIFVCENNGYAESTPTSYAVSVGDIANRAAAYDIPGIVVDGLDFFSVYEAAGAAIDRARKGQGPTLIEAKTYRFYGHFQGDTITYRTDEEVARYRDRDPITGLRAYLVDHDLATKEELDAIDRRVIDALDQSWEAAKAASWPKPEDTLTNVYVSY, from the coding sequence ATGACGACTTCTCTTCCCGATCGAGAGCGACTACTCGACGCATACACCAGGATGGTGGAAATACGCACGTTCGAGGACGCCGCCGGCAAGAACTTCGCCGATGGTCTGGTCCCGGGGTTCGTCCACCTGTACGCCGGCGAAGAAGCCGTCGCCGTGGGGATCTGCTCCCACCTGACCGACGACGACTACATCACCAGCACCCACCGGGGACACGGGCACTGCATCGCCAAGGGCGTCGACATCCCCGGCATGGTGGCCGAGCTGATGGGGAAATCGACCGGCGTCTGCCACGGCAAGGGCGGCTCTATGCACATCGCCGACGTGGACAAGGGGATGCTCGGCGCCAACGGCATCGTGGGGGCGGGTCTTCCACTTGCGTGCGGCGCGGCTCTCACCGCCAAGGTGCGTGGCACTGGCGCAGTTGCCGTGTCGTTCTTTGGTGATGGAGCCTCGAACCAGGGCACGTTCCACGAGGCGCTCAATCTCGCCGCCATCTGGAAGCTGCCGGTGATCTTCGTCTGCGAGAACAACGGGTACGCTGAATCGACCCCAACGTCCTATGCCGTCTCGGTGGGAGACATCGCCAACCGCGCGGCCGCGTACGACATTCCCGGCATCGTAGTGGACGGTCTCGATTTCTTCTCCGTGTACGAAGCGGCCGGAGCAGCGATCGATCGAGCCCGGAAGGGCCAGGGTCCCACCCTGATCGAAGCGAAGACCTATCGCTTCTACGGCCATTTCCAGGGCGACACCATCACCTATCGCACCGACGAAGAAGTGGCGCGTTACCGCGACCGCGACCCCATCACTGGTCTGCGCGCCTATCTGGTCGATCACGACCTGGCAACCAAGGAGGAGCTCGACGCGATCGACCGCCGAGTGATCGACGCCCTCGACCAGTCCTGGGAAGCGGCCAAGGCGGCTTCCTGGCCGAAACCCGAAGACACCCTGACGAACGTCTACGTTTCCTACTAG
- a CDS encoding metalloregulator ArsR/SmtB family transcription factor, with protein sequence MDVFDAIADPNRREILMLLRHQRMSAGAIARHFSISRPAVSRHLRILREAGLVEARTIGRAREYALAVGRLDVVRDWLQAFEPRVPESVLDAFETEVYRTRRERRAELRDAALLEEESA encoded by the coding sequence ATGGACGTGTTCGATGCCATTGCCGACCCGAATCGCCGGGAGATCCTGATGCTACTGCGCCACCAGCGCATGAGCGCTGGCGCGATTGCCCGGCATTTCTCCATCAGCCGTCCCGCGGTCAGCCGGCATCTGCGGATCCTGCGGGAGGCGGGGTTGGTGGAGGCGCGCACCATCGGACGAGCGCGCGAATATGCATTGGCCGTTGGACGGCTCGATGTGGTGCGCGACTGGCTGCAGGCGTTCGAGCCTCGTGTGCCCGAATCGGTGCTGGACGCGTTCGAGACCGAGGTCTATCGGACCCGTCGAGAGCGTCGCGCAGAGCTACGTGATGCTGCACTACTCGAGGAGGAAAGCGCATGA
- a CDS encoding SRPBCC domain-containing protein yields MTQAPTGRIECSQPAPLLIYERRLPAPIDVVWEALTVSERTARWYGSWTGTPGAGNTIRVTWTAEEGAPSEEMTIVACEPPRLLTLSGGPDPEFPYLITVELWEEGGGTRLEFRQPMWGEANPAMLGTGWEFYLDRLAAYLAGDAELPAWDDRYFAMQPHYEELQAAMATCADRESA; encoded by the coding sequence ATGACTCAGGCACCAACTGGACGTATCGAGTGCTCACAACCTGCGCCGTTGTTGATCTACGAACGGCGCCTGCCCGCGCCGATCGACGTGGTGTGGGAAGCGTTGACCGTATCGGAACGAACGGCGCGCTGGTATGGGAGCTGGACGGGAACCCCGGGCGCCGGAAACACGATTCGCGTGACCTGGACGGCCGAGGAGGGAGCCCCGTCCGAGGAGATGACGATCGTAGCGTGCGAACCTCCCCGGTTGTTGACACTCTCCGGCGGCCCGGACCCCGAGTTCCCCTATCTGATCACCGTCGAGCTCTGGGAAGAGGGCGGCGGGACGCGGCTCGAGTTCCGGCAACCGATGTGGGGTGAGGCGAATCCAGCCATGTTGGGAACTGGATGGGAGTTCTATCTCGACCGGCTGGCGGCGTATCTCGCAGGGGATGCGGAACTGCCAGCCTGGGATGACCGGTACTTCGCCATGCAGCCGCACTACGAGGAACTCCAGGCTGCGATGGCAACCTGCGCCGATCGCGAATCGGCTTAG
- a CDS encoding C39 family peptidase has product MTQVSRSFTRRALISGTVASLAGGVVLTRPTAAENVPVLNNPIPWRDPAEYTAYVPTACKTGPFYTYSCEFDASWAILKTFGIETTMAEQLQLMPIDYRLEPYYEWTDTGVFIYGGDITTSYSGDYTWNFLCRTTGPVMRQVFQHYGLYTKVIKSQQRIKNHLDRGRLIWIKITVDFKDWTPATWITPEGKQIQVVLSNDHAMVVIGYNDDVVVIRDLLGPTDTNWERQYEFEVPWDRFMACWGAQGNDGLAVGLPDS; this is encoded by the coding sequence ATGACCCAAGTCTCACGTTCCTTCACTCGGCGAGCGCTCATTTCCGGCACTGTCGCTTCACTGGCAGGCGGCGTCGTATTGACTCGGCCAACAGCAGCGGAGAATGTCCCCGTCCTCAACAACCCGATACCGTGGCGCGATCCCGCCGAGTACACCGCCTACGTTCCGACGGCCTGCAAGACGGGTCCTTTCTACACCTACTCCTGCGAGTTCGATGCGTCCTGGGCCATTCTCAAAACGTTCGGCATCGAAACGACCATGGCCGAACAACTCCAGCTCATGCCGATCGATTACCGGCTCGAACCGTATTACGAGTGGACCGACACCGGCGTGTTCATCTATGGCGGCGACATCACCACCTCTTACTCTGGCGACTACACCTGGAATTTTCTCTGCCGGACGACTGGCCCGGTAATGCGGCAGGTCTTTCAGCACTATGGCCTCTACACGAAGGTCATCAAGTCGCAGCAACGCATCAAGAATCATCTCGACCGCGGCCGCCTGATCTGGATCAAGATCACGGTCGATTTCAAGGACTGGACCCCAGCCACCTGGATAACTCCCGAGGGCAAGCAGATCCAGGTCGTGCTGAGCAACGATCACGCCATGGTGGTCATCGGCTACAACGACGACGTGGTCGTCATTCGCGATCTGCTCGGTCCGACCGACACCAACTGGGAACGGCAGTACGAATTCGAAGTCCCCTGGGACCGTTTCATGGCATGTTGGGGCGCTCAGGGTAACGACGGTCTGGCGGTGGGATTGCCCGATTCCTAA
- a CDS encoding peptide ABC transporter substrate-binding protein, translating into MKRFAQRSAWLYSLMAVVLVAGSVFAAFSSGANAQDEKVLRIHQSTFPENLDPQKSSFTSEIAVLALNYEGLTRQDSELNTVPAAAESWEFNEDATQLTFHIRDGLTYSDGTPITSENFRFAVERTCDPNTAGEYQGILFEITGCADFAAVDPADSTAYDTAKAALGATTPDEKTLVLNFSVPAPYYATVASLWVFYPVRADLVTGAAEDWWKDPAKQIGNGPFQMTGYDEGLQISFEANPNYWGGSPLLNGIEYVYQGESAIAIEAFRAGDLDIVDVDASQLPAVSADSSLSENLVQYAVASSYQLSFNLNMEPFNDIKVRQAFSQAFDRETYCGVIRNGDCLPTLSWIPLGLPGSIETDLYGFDPEAAKAALAESSYGSAEALPEITMYFNSNDSANTARAEWVAGQYKEILGVDITLAPTEGTALTALRKDPSTFPQMLLVGGWIQDYPDPQNWLSVYWKCDAAFAQRFGYCNEELDAILAKADTSTDQAERLALYQQAGEMLVNDIPGPFLYNGTQTSLVNPNVTGYTATALDAEWPGQFTSLLTIDKTS; encoded by the coding sequence GTGAAGCGATTTGCGCAGCGTAGCGCGTGGCTCTATAGCCTGATGGCTGTGGTACTGGTGGCGGGTTCCGTCTTTGCCGCATTCTCGTCTGGAGCGAATGCGCAGGACGAGAAGGTGCTCCGCATTCATCAATCGACGTTCCCGGAGAACCTCGACCCACAAAAGTCGTCGTTCACCTCCGAGATCGCGGTGTTGGCGCTCAACTATGAGGGCCTCACTCGACAGGATAGCGAACTGAACACCGTGCCGGCCGCTGCCGAGAGCTGGGAGTTCAACGAAGACGCAACCCAGCTGACGTTCCATATTCGTGACGGTCTGACTTATAGCGACGGCACGCCGATCACGTCCGAGAATTTCCGGTTCGCGGTGGAGCGCACGTGCGATCCGAACACGGCTGGTGAATACCAGGGCATCCTGTTCGAGATCACCGGTTGCGCGGATTTCGCAGCAGTCGACCCGGCCGACTCAACCGCCTATGACACCGCCAAGGCGGCGCTGGGCGCGACCACGCCGGACGAGAAGACGCTGGTTCTGAATTTCTCGGTTCCGGCTCCGTACTATGCGACCGTGGCCAGCCTCTGGGTCTTCTATCCGGTTCGCGCGGACCTGGTCACCGGCGCCGCCGAGGACTGGTGGAAGGATCCTGCGAAGCAGATCGGCAACGGTCCGTTCCAGATGACCGGCTATGACGAGGGGCTCCAGATCAGCTTCGAGGCCAACCCGAACTACTGGGGTGGCTCGCCGCTGCTGAACGGTATCGAGTACGTCTACCAGGGTGAGTCCGCGATCGCCATCGAGGCCTTCCGCGCGGGTGACCTCGACATCGTCGACGTCGATGCGTCGCAGCTCCCGGCGGTCTCGGCCGATTCATCGCTGTCCGAGAACCTGGTGCAATACGCGGTGGCTTCGAGCTACCAACTTTCGTTCAACCTGAACATGGAGCCGTTCAACGATATCAAGGTGCGCCAGGCATTCTCCCAGGCGTTCGACCGCGAGACCTACTGCGGCGTCATCCGGAATGGCGACTGCCTGCCAACCCTGAGCTGGATCCCGCTCGGACTGCCGGGCTCGATCGAGACCGATCTCTACGGCTTCGATCCGGAAGCCGCCAAGGCCGCGCTGGCGGAGTCTTCCTATGGCTCTGCCGAAGCACTGCCGGAGATCACCATGTACTTCAACAGCAACGACTCGGCGAATACCGCTCGCGCCGAATGGGTCGCTGGCCAGTACAAGGAGATTCTGGGCGTCGACATCACCCTGGCTCCGACGGAAGGCACGGCACTGACCGCCCTGCGCAAGGATCCGTCCACCTTCCCACAGATGCTGCTGGTCGGTGGCTGGATTCAGGACTACCCGGATCCGCAGAACTGGTTGAGCGTCTACTGGAAGTGTGACGCTGCATTCGCCCAGCGCTTCGGCTATTGCAACGAAGAGCTCGATGCAATCCTGGCAAAGGCGGACACCTCCACCGACCAGGCCGAGCGCCTCGCGCTGTACCAGCAGGCCGGTGAGATGTTGGTGAACGACATCCCAGGTCCGTTCCTCTACAACGGAACCCAGACATCGCTCGTCAACCCGAACGTGACCGGCTATACCGCCACGGCGCTCGACGCCGAATGGCCCGGCCAGTTCACGTCGCTGCTGACGATCGACAAGACGTCCTAG
- a CDS encoding ABC transporter permease has translation MLHFIINRILWMIPVVIVVAAVTFFLMYRAPGGPWDREKPLPQTTIDQLNRKFSLDKPRWIDTAALSDEWDEGTRNPLVLGQALVDTQFFNYLANVFRGDLGPTYASRGTESVQSVIANKFPVSLKLGVVAVLFAIVIGIPLGLASAMRQNSAIDYACMFSSTLGIAVPTFVSGLILLIFMSRLLGISPIRRPEEWQGLFSTAYLLPGIVLGLGTTAYVTRLTRASVLEIKQQDYVRTARAKGLGAPTVTRRHILRNALLPVVTILGPAAADLITGSIIIETIFGAPGLGSTFVTSIGKRDYSTLVGITIFYAVLIAVANLLVDISYGFLDPRIRTTR, from the coding sequence ATGTTGCACTTCATTATCAACCGAATCCTTTGGATGATCCCGGTTGTCATCGTCGTCGCGGCAGTCACCTTCTTCCTCATGTACCGCGCCCCGGGAGGGCCGTGGGATCGTGAGAAACCGCTACCTCAGACGACGATCGATCAGCTGAACCGCAAGTTCTCGCTCGACAAACCTCGCTGGATCGACACCGCGGCGCTGTCCGACGAGTGGGACGAGGGAACCCGCAACCCGCTCGTGCTCGGTCAGGCGCTGGTCGACACGCAGTTCTTCAACTACCTGGCCAACGTTTTTCGAGGCGATCTGGGACCCACCTATGCGTCGCGTGGCACCGAGAGCGTGCAATCAGTGATCGCCAACAAGTTCCCGGTCTCGCTCAAGCTCGGGGTCGTGGCGGTTCTCTTTGCCATCGTCATTGGCATCCCGCTCGGGCTTGCGTCCGCCATGCGGCAGAACTCGGCCATCGACTATGCCTGCATGTTCTCGTCGACACTCGGCATTGCTGTCCCGACCTTCGTCAGCGGACTCATCCTCCTCATTTTCATGAGCCGGCTCCTGGGAATATCGCCAATCAGGCGTCCCGAGGAATGGCAAGGGCTTTTTAGCACCGCCTATCTCCTGCCGGGCATCGTGCTGGGTCTTGGCACCACTGCCTATGTCACCCGGCTTACCCGCGCGAGTGTGCTCGAGATCAAGCAACAGGATTACGTACGCACTGCGCGCGCGAAGGGACTCGGAGCACCGACGGTTACCCGGCGTCACATCCTGCGCAACGCACTGCTGCCGGTGGTGACGATTCTTGGCCCTGCTGCTGCTGACCTGATTACTGGCTCGATCATCATCGAGACCATTTTCGGTGCTCCCGGACTGGGGAGCACCTTCGTCACCTCGATTGGCAAGCGAGACTACTCCACGCTCGTCGGGATCACGATCTTCTACGCTGTGTTGATTGCTGTTGCGAACTTGCTGGTCGACATTAGCTACGGCTTCCTCGATCCACGCATCAGGACCACCCGATGA
- a CDS encoding ABC transporter permease produces the protein MTAREPLADLVMESPSLATAADETRTADMPTLGDLTMTKKPRSLWSDAWRRFRKNKIALVGLGYLIFLIVVAIFAPVLATQNPVKADVATAGTLRQAAWVSDPNPLKTGDWAYPLGTDSIGRDVWSRLIYGTRVSLIVGFIPMIVILSIGVPFGLIAGYAGGRLDNLMMRITDVVYAFPALLLAIIMQISFGDTAFGQLLNGLVLLFVSLSIVNWTGVARLVRGTTISLKEKEFVEAARASGASHANIMRRHVFPNTLNSIIVAAAFVIPSAIISEAVLSYLGVGLAPSVNPDTPFPTSWGQMILDGSKFYQAQLWMLLGPALAIALITLAFTFVGDGLRDALDPRGQD, from the coding sequence ATGACCGCCCGTGAACCGCTCGCCGATCTGGTGATGGAGTCGCCGTCGCTTGCGACCGCGGCCGACGAGACACGCACTGCCGATATGCCCACCCTGGGCGACCTGACAATGACCAAGAAGCCCCGCAGCCTCTGGTCAGATGCCTGGCGGCGCTTCCGCAAGAACAAGATTGCGCTGGTTGGCCTGGGGTACCTGATCTTCCTCATCGTTGTCGCGATCTTTGCGCCCGTGCTGGCGACCCAGAACCCGGTGAAAGCCGATGTCGCGACTGCCGGAACCCTGCGTCAAGCCGCGTGGGTGTCGGACCCGAATCCCCTCAAGACCGGTGATTGGGCGTATCCGCTCGGCACCGACTCGATCGGTCGCGATGTCTGGAGCCGCCTGATCTACGGGACGCGCGTGTCGCTGATCGTCGGTTTCATCCCCATGATCGTCATTCTCTCGATCGGCGTGCCGTTTGGGTTGATTGCCGGCTATGCCGGTGGGCGCCTGGACAACTTGATGATGCGCATCACCGATGTCGTTTACGCGTTTCCCGCGCTCCTGCTGGCGATCATCATGCAGATCTCGTTTGGCGACACTGCCTTCGGACAACTGCTCAACGGGCTGGTGTTGCTCTTTGTGAGCCTATCGATCGTCAATTGGACCGGCGTAGCCCGTCTCGTGCGCGGCACCACCATCTCGTTGAAAGAAAAGGAATTCGTCGAAGCGGCGCGTGCCTCAGGGGCCTCACATGCCAACATCATGCGGAGGCATGTGTTTCCGAACACGTTGAATTCCATCATCGTGGCGGCCGCGTTCGTGATCCCAAGCGCCATCATCTCGGAAGCCGTGCTGAGCTATCTGGGAGTTGGGCTGGCGCCGAGTGTGAATCCGGACACCCCGTTCCCGACCAGTTGGGGGCAGATGATCCTGGACGGCTCCAAGTTCTATCAGGCGCAACTGTGGATGTTGTTGGGGCCAGCGCTGGCAATCGCACTGATTACGCTTGCCTTCACGTTCGTGGGTGACGGTCTGCGCGATGCGCTCGATCCACGCGGTCAGGACTAA
- a CDS encoding GNAT family N-acetyltransferase, protein MLDDPRPTKQLPSVELAILSDRVLAALVAGSIERASDEFGRPLPPVLLEDSWLWNFRLNQLREDPPSATWLVRLILDRSTGAIVGHAGFHGPPDENGMVEVGYTIHPEYRRRGYATATLGALIDYAAEQPAVEVVRASVSPDNAASLATIDHYGFVQVGEQMDEIDGLELIFERSVR, encoded by the coding sequence GTGCTGGATGACCCCCGGCCAACCAAACAGCTCCCTTCGGTCGAGCTCGCGATCCTCTCCGATCGCGTTCTGGCAGCCCTGGTTGCGGGCTCGATCGAACGGGCGAGCGACGAGTTCGGCCGTCCGCTCCCGCCCGTCCTCCTCGAAGACTCCTGGCTTTGGAATTTCCGTTTGAATCAGCTCCGCGAGGATCCCCCCTCCGCCACCTGGCTGGTGCGTCTGATCCTCGATCGGTCGACCGGCGCCATCGTGGGACATGCCGGGTTTCATGGTCCCCCGGATGAGAATGGGATGGTCGAGGTTGGCTACACCATCCACCCAGAATACCGTCGCCGCGGGTACGCCACCGCCACATTGGGCGCGCTGATCGACTACGCGGCCGAACAGCCGGCGGTCGAAGTGGTCCGCGCATCCGTCAGCCCAGACAATGCCGCGTCACTTGCAACGATCGACCACTACGGCTTCGTGCAGGTCGGCGAACAAATGGACGAGATCGACGGGCTCGAGCTGATCTTCGAACGCTCGGTCCGTTAG
- a CDS encoding creatininase family protein, protein MLVRPPSGKKVLWQEMLRHELMDALRDRPVVIVPVGSVEQHGPHCPMDVDISIPYHLAIRAAEAIEDFPVIVAPPVTYGFTHYNMGEVGTITLGLEVFIAVLCDVSRSIWANGFHRIILLNGHGGNEAPTWVASVKLAEEDVWALALTYWNMALDELKAMSDADDSIGHGGEWETSLQMYLRGDLIDSSLMVKDVWRRHFSPEVQKYAIFPERRREMENGVMGDPFVASAEKGKALFDIFLDRLVMLCRDYHAEEPPRYKEFGSHCVP, encoded by the coding sequence ATGCTCGTTCGCCCACCGTCCGGAAAGAAAGTGCTCTGGCAGGAGATGCTGCGTCATGAGCTGATGGATGCGTTGCGGGATCGCCCTGTGGTGATCGTGCCAGTCGGCTCCGTGGAACAACACGGACCGCATTGCCCGATGGATGTCGACATTTCGATCCCGTATCACCTCGCGATTCGCGCCGCAGAGGCCATCGAGGATTTCCCGGTGATCGTCGCTCCGCCGGTGACCTATGGGTTTACCCACTACAACATGGGCGAAGTCGGCACGATCACGCTCGGGCTCGAAGTGTTCATTGCCGTGCTCTGCGATGTATCGCGCAGCATCTGGGCCAACGGCTTCCACCGCATCATCCTGCTCAATGGCCACGGCGGCAATGAGGCGCCCACTTGGGTAGCTTCGGTAAAGCTGGCCGAAGAAGATGTCTGGGCGCTGGCGCTCACCTACTGGAACATGGCGCTCGATGAACTGAAGGCAATGAGTGACGCCGACGACAGCATCGGGCATGGCGGAGAGTGGGAAACCAGCCTGCAAATGTATCTGCGCGGTGACCTCATCGATTCGTCGCTGATGGTCAAAGACGTATGGCGCAGGCACTTCAGTCCAGAGGTGCAGAAGTACGCCATCTTCCCCGAGCGGCGGCGGGAGATGGAGAATGGGGTCATGGGTGATCCATTCGTGGCGTCGGCCGAAAAAGGGAAAGCGCTCTTCGATATCTTTCTCGACCGGCTCGTGATGCTCTGCCGGGACTATCACGCTGAGGAACCGCCGCGCTACAAGGAATTTGGTTCGCACTGTGTGCCGTAG
- a CDS encoding aminotransferase class V-fold PLP-dependent enzyme gives MSVYQELGVTPVINAAATLTRLGGSRMAPEVLAAMNEAAASFVHIDALQASAGAVIAEITGAEAGYVTTGAAAALTLGTAACLAGMDVSRMDRLPDTTGMKREVVVQKGHRNAYDHAVRAAGITFVEVGTLGYPGAGGTFGWQIEEAITDETVAVFCPILDTPGTLPLKEVAEIAHAKGVPVIVDAAAELPPRSNLRKFIADGADLVAFSGGKAIGGPQSSGVLAGRRDLIDSVALQHQDMDVRAETWSKRHYIDEGRVRGVPTQGFGRALKVGREEIVGLITALKIFAAGKDEDDWARWDRVLDIVHEQLDGIPGVTIHRTEAPPARYPAIWAEIDESITGIGSYALINALLAGDPPIAAAESLADKKRVGVLPHGLTEEEADIVGRRLRALTLKQG, from the coding sequence GTGTCGGTCTACCAGGAACTTGGCGTGACTCCCGTGATCAACGCGGCGGCCACGCTTACACGGCTCGGCGGCAGCCGCATGGCGCCCGAGGTTCTGGCGGCCATGAACGAAGCCGCCGCGTCGTTTGTGCATATCGATGCGCTGCAGGCAAGCGCCGGCGCGGTGATTGCCGAAATCACGGGCGCCGAGGCGGGTTATGTCACTACTGGCGCCGCAGCAGCGCTCACGCTGGGTACCGCTGCCTGCCTGGCCGGAATGGACGTCTCCAGGATGGACCGCCTGCCCGACACCACCGGCATGAAGCGCGAGGTCGTCGTCCAGAAAGGGCACCGCAACGCCTACGATCACGCCGTCCGGGCCGCAGGCATCACATTCGTGGAGGTGGGCACGCTTGGCTATCCCGGAGCTGGCGGCACGTTTGGCTGGCAAATCGAGGAAGCGATCACAGACGAAACCGTCGCGGTCTTCTGTCCAATTCTCGACACTCCGGGCACTCTCCCGCTCAAGGAGGTCGCCGAGATTGCCCATGCCAAGGGAGTGCCGGTCATCGTCGACGCAGCTGCCGAGTTGCCGCCACGCTCGAACTTGCGAAAGTTCATCGCCGATGGCGCCGATCTGGTCGCCTTTTCGGGCGGGAAGGCGATCGGCGGTCCGCAGTCGAGCGGAGTGCTGGCGGGGCGTCGCGATCTGATCGATTCCGTCGCGTTGCAGCACCAGGACATGGACGTTCGCGCCGAAACATGGTCGAAACGGCACTACATCGACGAAGGCCGCGTGCGCGGTGTGCCGACGCAGGGCTTCGGCCGCGCCCTCAAGGTAGGGCGCGAGGAAATCGTTGGGCTCATCACCGCGCTCAAGATCTTCGCCGCTGGAAAAGACGAGGACGATTGGGCGCGTTGGGACCGAGTGCTCGATATCGTGCATGAGCAGCTCGACGGTATTCCCGGCGTCACGATTCATCGCACCGAGGCCCCTCCCGCCCGATATCCCGCCATCTGGGCGGAGATCGACGAATCGATCACCGGGATTGGCAGCTATGCGCTCATCAACGCGCTGCTTGCCGGGGATCCCCCCATTGCCGCGGCTGAATCGCTTGCCGACAAGAAGAGAGTCGGTGTGCTGCCGCATGGATTGACTGAAGAAGAAGCCGACATCGTTGGCCGGCGCTTGCGCGCGTTGACGCTGAAACAGGGATAG
- a CDS encoding NAD(P)H-binding protein, with protein sequence MPTNGSIFITGGTGFVGSNVQNALHGRQLTLLVRNDAVRPHNQGVACVTGDVTNANSLRGTMEGCATVVHLVAIIAEEGEATFDRVIRQGTEHVVAEARRAGVEHIIFMSALGVRNDPDYPYFAAKFQAEEAVRQSGIPFTIFRPSIMFGPNDGFINQLADVVRGFPVIPVVGTGRSLFQPVSVTEVARSVAWAVGHKASFGQTYDLGGPDILTYDEILDLVQRQLGTSRRKIHLPAGLVRSVVKASSPLPKRLRPPVTIDQLKMLDIDNCTARSATADLAGRPQLRLRDGIGYLTAP encoded by the coding sequence ATGCCAACGAACGGCTCGATCTTCATCACGGGCGGGACCGGATTCGTCGGGTCGAATGTTCAGAACGCGCTCCATGGGCGCCAGCTCACGCTCCTCGTGCGCAACGATGCGGTTCGACCGCACAACCAGGGCGTTGCTTGCGTGACTGGCGACGTCACCAATGCCAACTCGTTGCGCGGAACGATGGAGGGGTGCGCCACGGTTGTTCACCTCGTCGCGATCATCGCCGAGGAGGGCGAAGCAACGTTCGACCGGGTGATTCGCCAGGGCACCGAACATGTGGTTGCCGAAGCGCGACGGGCCGGGGTCGAGCACATCATCTTCATGAGCGCGTTGGGGGTTCGGAACGATCCGGACTACCCGTACTTCGCTGCCAAGTTCCAGGCAGAGGAAGCTGTCAGGCAAAGCGGCATTCCGTTCACGATTTTTCGTCCGTCGATCATGTTTGGACCGAACGACGGATTCATCAATCAGTTGGCCGATGTGGTGCGCGGTTTCCCGGTCATTCCAGTGGTGGGAACCGGCCGATCGCTCTTCCAGCCAGTGAGTGTCACTGAGGTGGCGCGTTCGGTTGCGTGGGCAGTGGGCCACAAAGCTTCATTTGGGCAGACGTACGACCTGGGCGGTCCGGACATTCTGACCTACGACGAGATTCTCGATCTCGTTCAGCGTCAACTTGGCACGTCCAGGAGGAAAATCCATCTTCCCGCCGGGTTGGTGAGATCCGTTGTCAAGGCATCGTCACCGCTGCCAAAGCGATTGCGGCCACCTGTAACCATCGATCAACTCAAGATGCTGGACATCGACAACTGCACGGCCCGGTCGGCCACCGCTGATCTTGCTGGACGACCGCAGCTCCGGCTCAGGGATGGCATCGGATACCTGACCGCGCCCTGA